The Magnolia sinica isolate HGM2019 chromosome 10, MsV1, whole genome shotgun sequence genome includes a window with the following:
- the LOC131217413 gene encoding uncharacterized protein LOC131217413, with product MTLVDVFSGLKEGKFTFSIGKNPPKTLTDLVARAQKYTNAKEFSNARKNVQVTEPIGKGKRPRNEEPQPSSKGLDDRVPHDRRPSRKSEGKFHSYTPLNTSDEKILLDIKGHKLLNWPVCIRADPDHRDKYKYCHFHRDHGHNIADCVDLKDEIKALIRKGHLRRYTKEERTSRKEEPNNTTEDPTEIRTIFGGSSRGGDSNRARKAYCRRSDPEHNIHLNKELCVSSCSMTFSEDDACGIQHPHDDALVVTMTIANYKVYRILIDTESSADVIYFEAFERIGVLRSHFRPVKTPCMALSEKE from the coding sequence ATGACGCTCGTTGACGTATTCAGCGGCCtaaaagaaggaaaattcacTTTCTCCATTGGAAAGAATCCACCGAAGACGTTAACAGACCTTGTCGCCAGGGCTCAGAAGTATACTAACGCCAAGGAATTCTCTAACGCCCGCAAAAATGTTCAAGTGACAGAACCGATAGGCAAGGGGAAGAGACCAAGGAACGAAGAACCTCAGCCATCCAGCAAAGGACTAGATGACCGTGTCCCTCACGATCGTCGTCCGAGCAGAAAATCGGAGGGTAAATTTCATTCCTACACCCCCCTAAACACGTCGGATGAGAAAATTCTATTGGACATCAAAGGGCACAAACTTCTGAATTGGCCTGTTTGTATAAGGGCCGACCCAGATCATCGAGACAAATACAAATACTGCCACTTCCATCGGGATCACGGTCACAACATAGCTGATTGTGTGGATCTCAAAGATGAGATTAAAGCCCTTATTCGAAAGGGGCATCTGCGCCGATATACCAAGGAAGAAAGAACCTCTCGGAAAGAAGAGCCAAATAACACCACGGAAGATCCAACCGAAATTCGCACCATTTTTGGGGGCTCATCTAGAGGAGGAGATTCGAACAGGGCTCGGAAAGCCTACTGTCGGAGGTCCGATCCGGAACACAACATCCATTTGAACAAAGAACTTTGTGTCAGTTCGTGTAGCATGACCTTCTCAGAAGATGATGCATGTGGGATCCAGCATCCCCACGACGACGCCCTAGTGGTTACTATGACTATAGCCAACTACAAGGTGTACCGCATCCTGATCGACACCGAAAGTTCAGCAGATGTAATTTACTTCGAGGCTTTTGAAAGAATAGGGGTTCTAAGGTCCCATttcagacctgtgaagaccccctgCATGGCTTTATCGGAGAAAGAGTGA